From one Lotus japonicus ecotype B-129 chromosome 3, LjGifu_v1.2 genomic stretch:
- the LOC130745275 gene encoding protein JINGUBANG-like, with protein sequence MDSSNSPDPTPSFAFRSTTQNNFLRSRSTKETPYSNFLHSPPRLSCPTLSRSLQSSPLHPHHHTATTTKVSSDSLSDPQTTYHCASSVLRNDGQVLSIALSSNNGFVYTGSDSNLVRVWKLPEFTEFGQLRTKACRVVALEVSNDTVYAAYGDGKIRTWTRTWDKVLKHVRLATIPKKVGYVRSYIGGKDKAMKHKGLITSMAINTAEDILYTASLDKTVKVWRISDLKCTETIKAHTEPINAIIAADDGVLYTASDDATVRVWRRNFCSHDQPHSLTVTLHAKYSPVKALTLTPDGGGVLYGGCSDGYIHYWLKGWFAGQLQYGGSIQGHTHAVMCLASVSRFVVSGSADSTSRVWGREQDGQHTCLAVLVGHRGPIRCVSAFIGGTRLVEDNEDSCTVCTGSLDGVLKLWRVSHTNNQCSSQAGVKYFEHYKGLQ encoded by the exons ATGGACTCTTCTAACTCACCTGATCCCACCCCATCTTTTGCTTTTAGATCCACAACTCAGAACAACTTCTTGAGAAGCCGTTCCACAAAAGAAACCCCTTACTCAAACTTTCTCCATTCCCCACCTCGCCTCTCTTGTCCTACTCTCTCTCGCAGCCTTCAAAGTTCTCCTCTTCATCCCCATCATcacactgccaccaccaccaaagtTTCTTCTGATAGTCTTTCTGACCCTCAAACAACCTACCACTGTGCCTCTTCTGTGCTCAGAAACGATGGTCAGGTTCTGTCCATAGCATTGTCATCAAATAATGGATTTGTCTACACTGGCTCTGACTCCAATCTTGTGAGGGTATGGAAGCTCCCTGAGTTCACTGAATTTGGACAATTGAGGACTAAAGCTTGCAGGGTGGTGGCATTGGAAGTGTCCAATGACACTGTTTATGCAGCCTATGGTGATGGCAAGATTCGGACGTGGACAAGAACTTGGGATAAGGTGTTGAAGCATGTGAGGTTGGCTACCATCCCAAAGAAAGTTGGCTATGTAAGGAGCTATATTGGTGGAAAAGACAAGGCT ATGAAGCATAAGGGGCTGATCACATCAATGGCAATTAACACAGCAGAGGACATTCTATACACAGCTTCCCTAGACAAGACAGTGAAAGTGTGGCGAATCTCAGACCTGAAGTGCACAGAGACAATCAAAGCTCACACTGAGCCAATCAATGCCATCATAGCAGCAGATGATGGAGTTCTCTACACTGCCTCAGATGATGCCACAGTTAGAGTTTGGCGCAGAAACTTCTGCAGCCATGACCAACCACACTCACTTACAGTGACCCTGCATGCCAAATATTCTCCTGTGAAGGCCTTGACACTGACCCCAGATGGAGGAGGGGTTTTGTATGGTGGGTGCAGTGATGGGTACATACACTACTGGCTAAAGGGTTGGTTTGCAG GCCAATTGCAATATGGTGGGTCAATCCAAGGGCACACACATGCAGTGATGTGCCTAGCTAGCGTGTCAAGGTTTGTGGTTAGtgggtcagctgattcaacAAGCAGGGTTTGGGGTAGAGAACAAGATGGGCAACACACATGTCTAGCAGTTCTTGTTGGTCACAGAGGGCCTATTAGGTGTGTGTCAGCTTTCATAGGAGGAACTAGGTTGGTGGAAGATAATGAAGATAGTTGCACTGTTTGCACTGGAAGCCTTGATGGGGTCCTGAAGCTTTGGCGTGTCTCACATACCAATAATCAGTGCTCATCCCAAGCAGGGGTCAAGTACTTTGAACACTACAAGGGGCTTCAATGA
- the LOC130745276 gene encoding ALA-interacting subunit 1-like has translation MDKDGQSPPNSKKTSKKPKYSKFSQQELPAWKPILTPGWVIATFTAIGIIFVPVGLASLFSSESVEEAVIRYDDTCLPPSHADNALAYIKSDSTNKTCTTKWIVEHKMQAPIYIYYQLDNYYQNHRRYVKSRNDKQLWNKAAEGDTSNCFPEDKTKSGQPIVPCGLIAWSMFNDTYKFSVNDKDLMVNKKNIAWGSDKGSKFGSNVYPKNFQSGNLIGGAKLNESLPLSEQEDLIVWMRTAALPTFRKLYGKIEEDLEANAEIEIVIENNYNTYEFGGRKRLVLSTTTWIGGKNPFLGMAYLFVGGLSLFFAVGFILLYVIKPRPLGDPSYLSWNRNPGNLK, from the exons ATGGATAAAGACGGACAATCTCCTCCCAATTCAAAGAAGACTTCCAAGAAACCCAAAT ATTCAAAGTTTTCACAACAAGAACTTCCTGCATGGAAACCAATCCTAACACCTGGATGG GTTATTGCCACATTTACCGCCATCGGAATCATCTTCGTCCCAGTTGGTCTTGCTTCATTGTTCTCATCAGAGAGT GTGGAGGAAGCTGTAATCAGATATGATGATACATGTCTTCCTCCTTCACATGCTGACAATGCATTGGCTTATATTAAAAGTGATTCTACCAACAAAACCTGCACCACCAAATGGATT GTTGAGCATAAAATGCAAGCTCCTATTTATATCTATTACCAGCTTGATAATTACTACCAAAACCATCGCAG ATATGTTAAGAGTAGAAATGACAAGCAATTGTGGAATAAAGCAGCTGAGGGGGACACAAGCAATTGTTTTCCAGAAGACAAGACAAAAAGTGGTCAGCCAATTGTTCCTTGCGGCCTCATTGCATGGAGTATGTTCAATGACACATACAAATTTTCAGTTAACGACAAGGATTTGATGGTCAACAAGAAGAACATAGCATGGGGCAGTGACAAAGGGTCCAAATTTGGGTCTAATGTATACCCCAAAAACTTTCAGAGTGGAAATTTGATTGGGGGTGCAAAACTCAATGAGAGCTTACCG TTGAGTGAACAAGAGGATCTCATTGTTTGGATGCGAACGGCTGCACTGCCAACTTTCAGAAAACTATATGGGAAGATTGAGGAGGACCTTGAAGCTAATGCTGAGATAGAAATAGTAATAGAAAATAATTACAACACATACGAGTTTGGAGGCAGAAAGAGGCTGGTTCTGTCAACCACAACTTGGATTGGTGGAAAAAACCCCTTCTTGGGGATGGCATACCTGTTTGTTGGTGGACTATCCTTGTTCTTCGCAGTTGGATTCATACTTCTGTATGTGATCAAGCCGAG ACCTCTTGGAGATCCGTCCTACTTGTCTTGGAACAGAAATCCAGGGAATTTAAAGTGA
- the LOC130745274 gene encoding tRNase Z TRZ3, mitochondrial has product MAQVSNFRHLLFLHPSKPTISTSRFRFLSTLVAASFSKRHRSVPPLQIRRRHTAPMEQPPEDTASAAGFNKRRAEGRDKGDFPKKNLQHKVRKLNPINTISYLQILGTGLDTQDTSPSVLLFFDKQRFIFNAGEGLQRFCTEHKIKLSKIDHIFLSRVCSETAGGLPGLLLTLAGTGDVGMSVNVWGPSDLKYLVDAMKSFVPNAAMVHTKSFGPTLTTDESTVQSQSKVLDPLVLVDDEVVKISAIILQSNRSEGQLLRPSPKTLDSPDGKKQPDAKPGDMSVVYVIELPEIKGKFDPEKAKALGLRPGPKYRELQLGNSVKSDRQKIMVHPSDVMGPSVPGPIVLLVDCPAESYLEALLSVQSLDSYGDQVGSMPDAGKSVTCVVHLTPASVVSCSSYQKWMKKFGSAQHIMAGHEKKNVAVPILKASARITTRLNYLCPQFFPAPGFWSLPDQNRSKLGSLSSSEDSFSELSGVISAENLLKFTLRPYANLGLDRSCIPTKVAFSEVIDDLLSEIPEVVEAAHRVSQLWQESSQTKEALIPVADREMMIEEPWLHEHGIPACLENIRRDDLEIVLLGTGSSQPSKYRNVSSIYINLFSKGGLLLDCGEGTLGQLKRRYGVSGADDAVRALSCIWISHIHADHHSGLARILALRRDLLKGLPHEPMLVVGPKQLKRYLLAYQRLEDLDMLFLDCKHTTAASLEAFDDGFQGIPVNSQDMNNDDSEVIASKVDSTLFARGSRMESFWKRPGVDTDVVLKKLKEVIKEAGLSALISFPVIHCPQAFGVVLTAEERTNSVGKVIPGWKLVYSGDTRPCPELVEASQGATVLIHEATFEDALVDEALARNHSTTNEAIEMGNSANAYRIILTHFSQRYPKIPVLDETHMHKTCVAFDMMSINIADLPVLPKVLPYLKLLFRNEMIVDESDDVVDAVTSAS; this is encoded by the exons ATGGCCCAAGTTTCAAATTTTCGTCACCTCCTCTTCCTCCACCCTTCCAAACCCACCATCTCCACTTCCCGTTTCCGTTTCCTCTCAACCCTCGTCGCCGCCTCCTTCTCTAAACGACACCGTTCCGTCCCTCCTCTTCAAATCCGCCGCAGACACACCGCGCCAATGGAACAACCACCGGAAGACACCGCCTCCGCCGCCGGTTTCAACAAGAGAAGAGCTGAGGGCAGAGACAAGGGTGATTTCCCGAAGAAGAATCTTCAACACAAAGTTCGCAAGCTCAACCCCATCAACACCATTTCTTATCTACAG ATATTGGGAACTGGATTGGATACTCAAGATACATCACCTTCTGTCCTGCTTTTCTTTGACAAACAAAGATTTATTTTTAATGCTGGGGAG GGACTGCAAAGGTTTTGCACGGAGCATAAGATAAAGTTATCAAAA ATAGACCACATATTTCTTTCTCGTGTCTGTTCGGAGACTGCGGGTGGGCTTCCAG GTTTATTGCTTACTTTGGCTGGAACGGGAGATGTGGGAATGTCT GTCAATGTATGGGGCCCTTCAGATCTTAAGTATTTAGTAGATGCCATGAAATCATTTGTTCCCAATGCTGCCATGGTTCACACAAAGAGCTTTGGGCCCACCTTAACCACAGATGAGTCCACTGTGCAGTCTCAAAGTAAGGTTTTGGACCCCCTTGTTCTTGTTGATGATGAGGTGGTCAAAATATCGGCTATTATCCTACAATCAAACCGCTCGGAAGGCCAGCTCCTGAGGCCTTCACCGAAGACCCTTGACTCCCCTGATGGCAAAAAGCAGCCAGATGCAAAGCCTGGTGATATGTCTGTAGTATATGTTATTGAACTGCCTGAGATCAAGGGGAAGTTTGATCCAGAGAAAGCTAAGGCCCTTGGCCTCAGACCTGGGCCAAAGTATCGTGAACTTCAACTTGGAAATTCAGTAAAATCTGATCGCCAAAAAATTATG GTTCATCCAAGCGATGTCATGGGCCCTTCTGTTCCTGGTCCTATTGTACTCCTTGTTGATTGCCCAGCAGAATCTTATTTGGAGGCATTATTGTCTGTACAGTCACTTGATAGTTATGGTGATCAAGTGGGCAGCATGCCAGATGCTGGTAAGAGTGTCACATGTGTAGTTCACTTAACTCCTGCATCTGTTGTAAGTTGTTCAAGTTATCAAAAATGGATGAAGAAATTTGGTTCTGCACAGCATATCATGGCTGGACATGAAAA GAAGAATGTAGCAGTTCCTATTTTGAAAGCTAGTGCAAGAATTACAACTCGACTTAATTACTTGTGTCCTCAGTTCTTTCCGGCTCCAGGATTTTGGTCTCTTCCAGATCAGAATCGCTCAAAATTGGGCTCTCTTTCTTCAAGTGAG GATTCCTTTTCAGAACTTTCTGGAGTAATTTCTGCTGAAAATCTTCTCAAG TTTACTTTGCGTCCTTACGCTAATCTTGGGTTGGACCGGTCTTGTATTCCAACTAAGGTGGCTTTCTCAGAAGTCATTGATGACTTACTGTCAGAGATTCCAGAGGTTGTTGAAGCAGCTCATCGTGTAAGTCAGCTCTGGCAAGAATCCAGTCAGACAAAGGAGGCTTTAATTCCTGTGGCTGACCGCGAGATGATGATTGAGGAACCATGGCTGCATGAACATGGTATTCCTGCTTGTTTGGAAAATATAAGGAGAGATGACTTGGAAATAGTTCTTCTTGGAACTGGTTCATCCCAGCCATCCAAGTACCGAAATGTGAGCTCAATATATATTAATCTTTTCTCAAAAGGTGGTTTGCTATTGGATTGTGGTGAAGGAACCTTGGGACAACTTAAAAGAAG ATATGGTGTAAGTGGTGCGGATGATGCTGTGAGAGCATTAAGCTGCATTTGGATATCTCATATTCATGCTGATCACCATAGTGGCTTAGCTAGGATTCTTGCTCTACGCCGTGATTTGCTAAAGGGGTTACCTCATGAACCAATGCTTGTTGTAGGACCAAAGCAACTTAAGAGATATTTATTGGCATATCAAAGACTCGAAGATTTAGATATGTTGTTCCTTGACTGCAAGCACACCACAGCAGCTTCATTGGAAGCTTTTGACGACGGCTTCCAAGGAATTCCAGTTAATTCTCAGGATATGAACAACGATGATTCGGAGGTAATTGCCTCAAAAGTTGATTCAACCTTGTTTGCTAGAGGATCTCGAATGGAAAGCTTTTGGAAAAGACCAGGTGTTGACACAGATGTAGTCCTAAAGAAATTGAAGGAGGTAATCAAGGAAGCAGGTCTCAGTGCCTTGATTAGCTTCCCCGTTATACATTGCCCACAGGCATTTGGTGTTGTTCTAACAGCAGAAGAAAGGACTAATAGTGTTGGAAAAGTGATACCTGGTTGGAAGCTTGTATATTCTGGTGACACAAGGCCCTGCCCCGAGCTAGTAGAAGCATCTCAAGGTGCAACAGTTCTTATACATGAG GCAACTTTTGAGGATGCTTTGGTAGATGAGGCTTTAGCAAGAAACCATAGCACCACAAATGAAGCCATAGAAATGGGAAACTCTGCTAATGCATATCGAATCATACTTACTCATTTCAGCCAACGATATCCTAAAATCCCTGTGTTGGATGAAACACACATGCATAAAACGTGTGTTGCATTTGACATGATGAGTATCAATATAGCAGATTTGCCCGTGCTTCCCAAGGTTCTTCCATATTTGAAATTGCTTTTCAGAAATGAAATGATAGTTGACGAATCAGATGATGTAGTAGATGCTGTTACTTCAGCTTCTTAA